The Gossypium arboreum isolate Shixiya-1 chromosome 6, ASM2569848v2, whole genome shotgun sequence DNA window taaataatagtataaatatacaattgattaatgtaataaataaatatataaaaaatcaaaatgaaGTTTTGGTTGAGCGGTAAATATAAGATTTTACTAATTCAATTAGCATGAATTTAACCCATATctatattttattagtttttgttaaaataaaaaaataaaattccttaaattatatATCTTAATTTATTTAAAGAAAATTAATTTAAGTAATTGAATTATTACCCAATTGACTCATTACACGGCTCAgtcaaaaacttaaataataatataaatatattaatttactatatttttttttgtaacaaatttgaaatttgaataaAGACCTTTTAGCTATAAATTAATGATAAGGTTATTTTTGAGGGTACACACTCACTTATGGACTGGATTCTTACAATGCTAAGGCAAACGAAGTCATCAGATGAGGAGGCAGGAATGTTTTCATAACCTTTTCTTCTATATTATGGTGCATTTGAAATCACAGAAATAAGGTTATTTTTTAGGGTAAAACCCAAATCCAGTCGCCACTATTAACATGGCTAAAGTTTATGCCACTAGAGTGATTAAAGCTAATGAGAACCGGAGAGAATTTAGACCAATTGAGCAAATAAAAATGGGGATGCCAATGGAAAATGTTCCAATATCAGGATCCAACATATTCATTGGATACAAGAAAAATAACATCAGAACCTGTGTGGTAATTCTCATCAAGGGGAGTACGAAGGAAATTCTTAAGAAAACTTTTGGGCATGTCATTGGAATCAAAGGCAAGCTGCTGATTGCTTTTACCGAAGGGATACTTCATCTGTAGTATTCTGGATTAAAGACAAACTGCTGGTGAAAGAATTTGCAGGCGATGAAATTCGGGTCAATTGGGAAATCACATCGTTATGGGACGACATAGCTGCAATACAAATAGGACTCGGCAAATAGGGAGGCACCAAAAATGACTCGAGCCAATTAAATTAACGTCGTAAATCTTTTTGTCATACTATTTGTGATTCTTACTCGGATTGAGGAGAGAAAAAGGATTAGGACACAAACAAATAAGCAAACCTCAAATCATCCATTGAAAGGATTATTTAATTCTCCAGTAAGCTCAATCATGAAAAGAGAAACCATTAAAGAATTTATTTAATTCTCCTCTGAATCTATTTTCTTAACGCTGTACATCGCAGAAAAAATATTCTGGAGAATAAAGGGCGCCTTCAAATGCAACATCATCAGCAAAATGTTGCCAGTTTCTAAAACAAAAGCGTATAGATCAGGAAAACAAAGTTTTTTAGATTTATGCTGCTACTGCTGTAAAATGACTGCAATGCACGAGGGAACTGACTGCAAAAATACCTTCGGCTCACCTCGACAACTAAACATCTAATTACCAATGAACGACTTCCCTACAGTTTGTTCATTTACCTGCTACCTAACGTTGCATCACGTTGAGGTATAAATTTCACCTTGTGATGGCAAGCTTCAAATAGATTTAGGTATTCTGAATTGCAGATAAGAAAAAAGTGGATGGAAGTTATCGGCCACCATTACGTCCTCGGACCCTGGGGATACGCCTTAGTCCCACTGAACCCAACAAGCGAGCAGGCCAAGTTCGAGCTACTGGGGGAACAGCACGGAAAGCACGGCGCATCCCAAAGTCATCCTCTTCATATAGGTCATAGTCCATGAATCTACCATGCATGTGAACAGAAGAGTCTAGCCGaataaaatcatcatcaaaaggATTGCCAAAAGAGTCATCTGAATCAGATTCATCTCTGTAGATACGACCACGATAGCCTGGCTCAATCACGTAATCACCCAAGACTAGTGCCCCTGGCGTTGATGACATAATTGTGCTGATCACATCATCTCGCTCTCTCTCATTTTCAAGCTTTTTCCATTTTTCTTCAAGTACAGGGTCCACTGCTCGAGGTCGTGCTAATGGGTGCTTTGCCCTAACATGTTTCTTAAGCTCCTTGTAAGTTCCAACAAAAGAGCACTTGTCTTGCATGCAGGCCCTTTTTTTCCGATTGAGATATTTCCGTACAGGTTCTACCACTGTCCAACCTTTCACTTGACCACGACAAAGCGGGCATAGAAGCTCTGGTACTTCCATCTTTTCAGAGGGTTGTCCCACATTTGCATTATCCACCGACCCATTGTCAGCTGAAGTCGCCTTAGTGTATGCCTTCTTGTATTGCTCAAGACAATTGGAAAAGCGCCGGCTAGTAGCACACATGTAAGGGCGGCAACCCTTATCATAAGAGGAACAAAGGAGGAGGACAGCATTGTGCGGGAACTCCAGACAAACTGAACATTTTGCAGCTTCCCAATCTTTCTTCTCCGAATCTTTGGAACACTTCTTCTTTTGGTAGCCTTTGCCAGTCTTCTTAGGACAAGATGGCAATAGGTGAGGATTCACACTTTTATGGCAAGAGTCAGACTTTCGCACTTTGCTAACTTTGGCCATTTGCAATTCTAACCTAAAGCAGAGGAGAGATAGGAAAAGATCAATATCATTAATTATTGTGTAACAAATACAAGATGATTAATATATGCCTATCACTTTATATAAAATTCAGAACAATGTGatcacatatttcatatcttCTGATGAGTGAGTCTATTAAAATTTTCAAGCAGGCTAAACTAAAGTGTAGTCCATGCTTTTAATGCTTGTTATAGACCTCAAAATGAGTAGAATAACAATAACAATGCTCTTTGTTTTGGTGGCAAAGTAGGAATAAAGCCTAGGACAACAAAGTCGCTATGTCACCAGGGAGAGAGGGTTAATTGTTAGAATGGGTGCGTATTCTTGGGAAAAAATAACCTACGAAAGAACAGAACCCAATGCCAacaaattgatatatatatatatatctcaagcAATATTAATGGACCTATTGAGTAACTAAACAATGAAGCTGAACTACTGTCCAAGCATTCATGTTATTTCCTCAAAAGATGAGATATGATTGTTGATAATACTACCACTGACAATTTCAAAAAGACACTCAAAACAATTTAATAGAAGGGCTGATTTATTTGTGTGAATCAATTAACTTCTCTATATGTTCTACGTGACAGATTGAATAATCACAAAATGTAGGCAAGCATACAAAAGAGCCAGATCAGGAGTTTATATATTACAACAAAGAACATTCTGTGCAtgtctcaaaaaaaaaaaaaaaccctagttGACATGAAAGGAGTAATGAAGTGCCAAACAAAATATGAAAGTGGGACAAAGGTTTAAATCCATCACCATCACCATCACCATTTCCTTTTCTTTATTAATTATTCAGTTAGCACTTTTACCTAGCCCTACACATCAGGCTATTCTAACCTAACCTCATAGCATGTATTGGATAGCATCCACCAGATCAAGAAAGGTCCAACCGTTTGAAGCCTTGACCTCTTGGTGATATTCAATTAAGATCACCAAAAAAATTGGTGGATATAAGTACATATTTAATCTGCATTGCACCTTTTATAAATAATCTAGAAACCAAAATCAAACTATATAAAAAAACTTTTCCTTCTAAGTTACAAGTTTCAAGGACAAATATAGGCTTCAATGTAATGCCTAGTTCAGCTTAATATGAAGCTTGTATAACTTTaagaaattaaacaaaaaatGATTCTATGCACCTTAAAGAATAGTAGAAAGCCTGCTCAACAGGGTTAACAACTAAAGCATTACTAACCAATAAATTCAGACTGCAAAATTTGCCAATTCCTTTATTTTAAAGTGTTACCAGCCAAAGGAGTAGAAAATAAGTGACTTTGAATCAAACTCTAAACTCTATAGAACCTGTCTCCAAAATAATTTATTGTTAAAAAAGCTTTAATAGCAAACCATTAAAAAGAGGTAAAGCACAAAGATATTATCCACCATGTTTTTAATAAAGTATCTCAACTTGTAACGGAAGATCAACAGTGTTCTTGAGATCTTAATTATTCTAATACTACCAATAATCCACAGCTTATGTAACAAGAAAAATgcttttgaaaaatcacaaatcaTTCCAATACAAAAGGACTGGTCATTCACTAAAATCTATATAGTTGGAGACCAAGGAAAAGATGGAAATGAACTTTACAATAAGCAGCAGTTCCACCATCATATGGACTAGATAGCAAAGATTAAGAGCAGGAAAAAAAAAGGGTTGGGGGTGACATGCTAAACATTGCAAAAATATTGAGAATATAGAACAAAATTGGCTTTACTTTTTACTGTTGAGTCATTATAACAAAAAAATGAATAAACTATTCACCAGAAAATGGATGTTACCACTTCCCAGCGTAAATCTATACTTCGAAGTTGCACCATAACAGCAAGAACTTGTTGAATCATTTCCCATTAGTAACCAGAGCCGAAagcaaaattgaaatattaacaATATGTAATCAAAAATGGTTTTGCTTTTTTACTGTTTGAGTATACATTATaacaaacaaataataataataatgaactATTTAGTATTTAGCATCAGAAAATAAAAGCCCCCAATTTAAAACTATTCTCTGAAGTTGAACTACAATACCAAGTCGTTTCACATTAATCCTTGAAAAGCTAAAGTGTGCAACTCTTAAATTATTGAAGCAATAGCTCACCTTTCTAATTATGCTTCAATAACcactaaaattaacaaatgctTTCTCGCAGCCAAAACTAATGGAATAGAATATTGGTGTTTAGTTAAAATCCCAATCACTAATTTGAAtcataagcaaacaaagaaactTGCAGAATTATTCAAAACTTAGAAAAGAAAAGTCCCGATGAAGCAACATATAAACACTAACATGATACCATAAATACAATATATATAGTCTAACTTCTAACCagagaaaaagttaaagtgaaaaaaagaagagaggggGAAAGCAACCATTGTTGAAaaccaatttaaaatttgaaacatAAGGCGCAATCAGAATCTAATTTATCTTAACTCATCAGTTTTCCTAAAATACAGGTATATGGACACATAAATATCCGATTAACCTAAAACAGGATAACGTAGATCGAAACATCGAATATCAAAatataacatatttcaaattaAAATCCAAATTGATAATCAAATGAAATGAATGTCGGAGAGATAAACGGTAGAGATCGAACCGGAATTCAAGATCTAGCGTACCTGTGAATGTGACCGTCGATCTGAAACCCTTTGAATACAAAAGaagggaagaaaagaaagaaagaggcTTCTGGTAGGCGTGAAAGAATAGAAGATGTTAAAATTTGGGAGAAGGGAAAGAAGCCGATGTTCACGTAGGGGTGAGATAAACGTTTGCGTCGGAAAGTGGTGGATTGCTTTTCCGTTTCCGCCGCTGCTACTGGCGGTGTGGAGAGGAGAGCGGAATAATAAATTTACGTCTTTACCCCTCTCTCTgtcccttttttcttttaatttaaaaatctctGATCGGCTTCCCTGGCTTCTCAGACTGGATTCGAGAATTTATTGATTGAGATTTGAGAGTAAGGCTTTTAAAAAGGGTAAACTTCACCaaaccccattgaactttggttaatttttattttttgccactaagcttttaaaatttataaagataccAATAATGTTATCGCATTATTACAAAGATGTCACTTCATTTTTTACCGTCGCTACTTAGGTAACAGCCTCTAACGTGACACATTAAATGTGGCacacttttaaaatattttctttttttttctttttaatattaaattatttaatttatttatttctttgttttctttttccttttttcttcttttttccttttcttcttcttcttttcaccCGATTTTCCTTCCTAGCAAATCCTAGCAGAAACAACCAATCTTTTAGGCTACTTTCAATGTTGATGAGTAGGCTTGTAATGCTTTTGATTCGCTTACAAAAGTCAAAACAACCCGAATTTGGAATCATTTTCTCCAATTTAACTCACATTTAGATTTTGAGGATTTTTGTAGTTAggcaagccaaaaaaaaaaatagagttcAATTTAACCTTATAGAGAGACCATAAAAGATCAAAACTTTATAAATACATCTCACTATTAGCATCTACAACAAAAAATTCAAGCTTATTTGTTTTCGACAAAACCCAAAGAACTTATCTTTTTTACTAACCTGCCCATGAAGATACCCGAATTGTAGCACCCACTACGAGGAAGAAAAACGCTTACTAAAAGGACAAAAAGTAAACATTTGCCTTCAAAAACTACCCAAGATCATTGCCTTATAAAAGTTTGTGTATATATACCAAAAATTACAAAACCAGACCCTAATTTggctttcaaaatttaaaaaaaaaaaatcacacaaaAATAACTGTCCTATTCCTTAAATTTGAAGATAACAATACCAAAAGTAAAAAAGATAAACGAAAAATCCCCCAAAAAAATCAGAAGGAAAAAGATGAAGAATATGAAGAAAATttgttgaaaattgttgaaaacGAAAGAAAAAGTTGAGGTGAAAGAGACATACCTGCGAAACTTTATAATCAATTTCTTTTTCCCTTCCTGAGTATTGAAATGCTAGATTTATTCCGTCCTAAAAATCAAAATAGGTGAAAGGAAGAACAGAAggaaaaaattaaaggaaaaagaaaataaagaaaaaaaattatttaatattaaaaaaaagaaagaaaataatttttttaacacgTGGCACATTTAACGTGTTACGCCAGATGCTATTTCTAGTAACGGCACTAAACAGTGGATTGGTATCTGTATAATAATACAATAACACTAGTGGTATCtctataagttttaaaaatttagtgacaaaaaataaaaattaaccgAAATAATAGTTGGTGTGAAAGTTCTTTTAATAGGTCGGGCGAGATTCAATTAATTGTTGTGTTGATGCTAAGATTGGTATCATACACTCGTTGTAGGGTAGGTGGAAGGGGAATTTTAAAtggtaaaaattaataaaaaattatttttatatgagaGATAAAAGAAGAATTTGATAATTAAGAGAgtattagttgataaagttttatttaatatttaaatactttcattttcatttttattttataaatttgattttcatatccttttttattttttataattttgataaataaaagaGATAGGAATTACTTtagttttaaaaagataaataatagataaatctaaattaataatccaaagaatatgtttagaataatataatactaaataaatcaaataagaaGAACATGttaaaaactcataaaagttcATAATCATGTAACAACGTTTATAATTACTAGGTTATCACACGTTTAGGATGTGAGTACAAATAGTttaaattacaatgaaaatataatttaatatgagtattaattgtaattaaatattttattttactttttctaattcagtttttattagttttaaaatagtatcaaaaatattttttttaatttcaagtaataaataatttaaaataataagatattATTTACCAATAATTTTGAATAGTTTGAAGTACAATAAAAGTGTAATTCTGTCACACCCTGAAACGTCAAAGTTGGAAAGGTgaatttggggattaatttgaaatgcTTACAAACTAAACAAGTTCTTATGGAAATAAGAGAAAGTGGCGGAATAGTTGTGAAAAGGTTGGATCTCAATCTTTGTTTCATTGAGTTTTAACTAGGAGCATTTTAGTGGGAGACATGATGGTTTTGGACATGTATACTTAGTGGTTGAGTTTGGGATAGGTGAAGAAATGTGTGAGATGTTATTTTCCGTGtagttttcttcatttttcagttctttcttcatcttcttcactaGTCTAGATCGAAAAAGAGAAAGATTAAGAAGCGATTTGCATGGATGAAGGTAGCTAAAGTTTGTGTATAAGTAACTAATTATTTATTAAGCTGCTAAGCTTCTTAACCTTATTGTGTTATCGCTTTaagtaaatgaaagaaaattGAGGATTTTAGTTGTCTATCAGTTCTGTTTTGTACGGGATTAAGTTGTGGATAATCATTTTAATGGCCTCTACATACAAACAAATTATAGtttttatgataatgaaatatattCGTTGAAGATTCTGAATTAGTTGTTATGTTTTGTAAGTTGTTGGAGGCTCGGGTAGCAAAGGAAGAAGCTGAGTAGAAGGTTTTAGCGTCAACTTCCAGGTGATTTCCAATACTCAAGTCTTAAATAGATGTTTACGTTTTGGTATTGTTGTTTAGGTCTGTAACTTCTATCCTAGATGATGAATTCTATGGTTGGGTGATGATATATCAAGATGCATACTGTGTGTAGACATGAAATTTGTATGGTTGGTTATAAGTCTATCTATGAGGTATAAATGAGATGTTTGATGTGATGTCTACTGGTTATGTTGGTTAAGTGTTGAGTAAACTATACGTCATcctatggatgaattttatgcaacAATGTAATACTCTGTAACTGAATATTGATGTATCGTGCGGACTGTTGTGTTGATATGAAAATGCATGCAATATTAGCATATTGTGTGTCGTGTATGAACAATAGTGTTGATGGAATACCTGTGTATGAAATGCTTATGCATGAGATGCAGTGTGCGCAGAGTTGTTTTGGCAaatgaaagatgaagaaatgtcacGTTGTGCACTCTGTGCCATGTGTTATCTAGCTTTGCGGAGGTTCAGACGGATAGTATGGAGAATGTATATGCATGATTTTCGACTTTGTGGAGGTTCGGTTGGATTGTACGAAGATATACGCACAAATGAATATGATAACCCAACATGGGTTTTATGAATGTTTGAGACTCTGCAGAATCTAAGACTTTGAGCCTCATATGTGTACGCAAAGTCCATGGCCAAGGCATATGAAAGTTATGAAAGATGTGGAAGCCCGTTAGAACTATCTTATATGTGAAAGTCCGTTAGGACTATCTTATAAGTAGAATTCTACAACAAAGGGATCCACTTGCATGAGTCCGTAAAGGAGTTTGTTCTCTTGTAATCTATCACCACGTGCAAGCTATATGTTTATGTGAATCCATAAATAAAAGATATGATAGTCTGACATGACTATTTCATATGTATAATTCCACAATAGGGGATTCACTTTTAAGAATTTGCCAACATGATAATTGTTGTTAAAATTGGACCACTATGAATGGGATATTTGTTGTTGTGAAACAGAGGCAGGACTCAACGATCCGCTAAAGTTGTCAGCTTGATTACAATGAGTTGATTTACTTATCAATTCGAAATGAGGGTTTTCCTTATGAATCAACCGCCATGTTTTGTAAAGCATGAAACCACAAACTTGGGTCTAAAACAAGAATCCATTAGGATCGTAATATAAATCTGAGTTTGGCAGAACAAGCAATTAAAAACAGTTCGCAACTAGAACTATCATCTAATATTTGCCTTATTTAAATTATCTATATTTATTTGAGGCAAAGGCTGATATAAGAGTCATTTAAGggttttctttcataaatctgTAAGTAAAAATACGTAAAGGTTTCCTCTTAAGGAAGTAGCTGCATATAAGACTGCAGAGGCAACTAATGAGGGTAAGGTACTAAGTACAAATGAGCTAAATCATGCGAAGTAAATACCATGCCAAAGAGACTGGCAAACCGTCCTAGTATAAACAATCAGACATTAATTCTAAATTAATAAGTGTCAACTTGTTAGCATTCTGTTAATACAAGGTATGAataactcactaagttcatttgaacttatgTTTGTAACATTATATATTGTAGCTAATAAAGGAATTCAATAGTTCGTTGAGGGACCAAACCAGACCAGAATCCATCGTATCTGGACAGTTGTGCTTCCTAATCATAATATGTATACAATGGGGCAACCTAAAGGCGAAGTCTCAGGGTCAAAGTCTTATTTATAATTAGTTTTgataaatatattgttttcaaAACTAAGCTAATATTGATATATTTAAactactttgtaaaat harbors:
- the LOC108486716 gene encoding uncharacterized protein LOC108486716 — translated: MAKVSKVRKSDSCHKSVNPHLLPSCPKKTGKGYQKKKCSKDSEKKDWEAAKCSVCLEFPHNAVLLLCSSYDKGCRPYMCATSRRFSNCLEQYKKAYTKATSADNGSVDNANVGQPSEKMEVPELLCPLCRGQVKGWTVVEPVRKYLNRKKRACMQDKCSFVGTYKELKKHVRAKHPLARPRAVDPVLEEKWKKLENERERDDVISTIMSSTPGALVLGDYVIEPGYRGRIYRDESDSDDSFGNPFDDDFIRLDSSVHMHGRFMDYDLYEEDDFGMRRAFRAVPPVARTWPARLLGSVGLRRIPRVRGRNGGR